The following is a genomic window from Episyrphus balteatus chromosome 1, idEpiBalt1.1, whole genome shotgun sequence.
AATTAAGGGGAATCCATAATGATCAAATCGACGATTTAACCCACTCTCAACAAACTGGCCCTTACTCTAccggcctaggttcgaatccgggtgtagttaaaatttttaattgtgttttttatttgtttatttgttttcaaaagaatattgggttgtgataaataaatttatcatgtgaaaagattttgacatttgttttatttctttcacaaatcaagaatcgaatttattatgaaaacgtgataaaacttatcacttcacattttcacagatcgggaattgaccccctGGTCAAAGGCAACGATCATACTCAAAATTCCTAAAGAAAAGCTTTATAAGATCCTTTATTGACGGAAAAATATTAGATGTTTAGAGTTGATTTCATaaagtgggaaaatttaaatcagaagagaaaaaatatttaaggaaaaaaggTTTTCTAACGATTTTTTACGTTTTATCTCAAACGTTCTACTATGAAAGATAAAGGACGGTGAATTTCCAAAATGAGGTCCATCAGAAATGCAGTTTTTCAAATACCTAGAAAAAAAACGTTGCCAAGTAGAAAATTAGTAacatattgatttttgaaacaaaatgtgGGCTTCTTCTTTTGTTTCTCAATCTATGaaagtcctgaagtttcctcCGTCCGCTagtcccgtcaaaaaaaaaacttgaatcttAAAAactgcaagttaaaaaaaaaattttactaaattttttagCTGAGCTAATTCTAATTTTACACGCTTTTActttgtttgacatttttttgttataggaaaaatgaaaaaaaaaaaaattaaataagaggCGCAATAATAgatgcgttcctttggaaatatttatctaatgcttagtacttaaagctgctttgaactactttttcagtatagcaaaagtagttcaaagtagttttaagtactaagcagtagataaatatttccaaaggaacgcagctaataaaaataattctcaaagaaatattttggcggCGAAGTTGCGAATGTAGTTAAATTCacatgatttgttttttttttttttaaactcactagtttaaagagttttagacatttttacaaaatttgtattcatttaatattttggatTTGTGCCCTTactcaaagaaagaaaaacgcTACCTAAGTTGGTTATTTTGAGGCCTTTATagtgtttattttataaagcttatgttgtataaaaaaaaatgttcagaaCTTTTTAAAACAGAGTTTCTAAAGCATAGGTATCTATAAAATGGAAACATTTAAAATGGATTTAACTTAaactcattaaaaacaaaaatattttttgaatccaaatccaaaataaatcaaatgacgctttttcttaaataaaatacctatccgaagtttttaaagtttaagtatcaaaaaataaacttgtcaTGTTTCTTTATTATCTAAATTTCCAAacatgaacatttttaaaaccatTATTTTCGATACAACAATTCTCAGTGAGTTCGTAGCTTGCCAGCTTCTTCATAAATTTCAGTCGATTTTCAGTCAATCCATGTCTACCAGGGTCACCAACAAATATCATCTTCCCTTGATTATGCAACTCATGCAACCACGGTAGAAGAGTTTCTGCAAAATCTGCATCATAAAAAACATCCCCTAGCAAAATTACATCTTCTTCAATATTTGAATTTCCaataagattttgtttatttgttccaATTCGTAGCCCATTCAATTTAGAATTCATTTGTGCGGCAACTGAAGCAACTGAAAACAAAATGACAATTAGACACAACATATAATGTGAAGGGGATGTAGCTCAGTGGTAGAGCGTTCGCTTTGCATGTGAAAGGCCCCGGGTTCGATCCCCGGCAtctccaagtttttttttttttaatttttttaatcatacttGGATCAATATCATTTGCTGTGACTGATTTTGCTTTGGACATCATTGCTGCTATTGAAGAGGCACCACATCCACTGCCAACATCGAGGACTTTTTTTGATTCAACTAGGATGGGATTATCCAGAATAAATCTAgatgaaaaaaattaggtaattTGTTCACATATTATTTCAAAGTAATCAAACCGGCTTAATGCTTGACCACCAGGCCAGTAGAATCCCCAAAATGGATCATTTTCGAAAACCTTTTCGCTTTCTTCTCTTATAGGTTCATGGAATAATCGACATTCGGGTGTTATCAATCTAAGAGCTATTTCAGGAGTCAAATGAGCTCGTGAAATCTGAGTGTTTTCTTCGATTCGCTGTGCCAATTTGGATAACCTGGAAAAAGGGttagttcaaataattttaggtttttaaatgaaaggaaatatgaaatttgtttttagtgaAGCTTGCGCAAAAAAGAGCATTGGAATACTaccaatttgttttcaatttcattcaattacatttagctttcatttcaatttcatttcaatttatttcaatttcatttcaatttatttcaatttcatttcaatttcatttcaatttcatttcaatttcatttcaatttcatttcaatttcatttcaatttcatttcaatttcatttcaatttcatttcaatttcattacaatttcatttcaatttcatttcaatttcatttcaatttcatttcaattttatttcaatttcatttcaattttatttcaatttcatttcaatttcatttcaatttcatttcaattttatttcaatttcatttcaatttcattttaatttcatttcaatttaattgcaatttcatttcaatttcatttcgtTTCGCCAAGTACTCTCGTCAAGTACTTCAAGGAAACCCCCCTTCTTTCCTAAAgtacaacaaataataaattaatgctTATCAACAGCTCATCTAACCAagcaaacaagaaaataaacCCGGCTTAGTGCAATAACTGtatatctttcttaaaaaaaaaggaaatcccAATTCATGCTCTGGCCGTGCTCTACATAATTTTTACAGATAATTGCACACACAAGAAATTCTTACAAACCAAAAAACTACATTTCGCTTTTCAAAAGTTgtgaaatccaaaaaaaaccCCAACTGTGAAGCAAACTAAAAAAATGAGAGGAAAACCTCTCAGAtgcaacttacaaaaaaaaattaatgttccaATTAGTCAATAAAAAGAATGGGAATCCCAACGCTTTCCCATATCAAATgaacatgaaaacaaaaagttggtACTGGCAGTTACTCTTGAAGaaaccataaaacaaaaaaaaaaaatagtttttaatgttttactccccaaaaaaaaaaaaatcgtatcagttttgttttgatttggcTGTGGctggaaaaaaacaaacacaaaattctCCATAATTTATATCTCGGTCTACTTGCAGAGCTTGGAATTCCCCCGACCATACCAAACGAGAAGCTATCAATTTTAGCACACAAAACacgttttttaatcatttttttttttttttttgagaacttCACGTTGGGTCTTGCTTACTGCTTTGCTTTGGTCAATCTAAAATGCACGCACATCCGCCGCCGAAGGTTGCTTGTACAACTTTTGGACTTTAGTTAAAGCACACCCCTGCTGCTGCCTGGCGACCGATAGCCATGAAACACTCcgattttttgtgtttgttcgTTATAAATTTCGTGTTTGGTAGAATGGAGATGGTAACTTAAGACTTTGAAAACAAGCTCAATTGTGCACTTCTCCTTCCTCACTTCTTGGCATGGAATTCGAGCACAGTTCCAAGAAACTCTTGACTTGACCACTTTTTTATGTTGGGTCTCAACTTTAAAGCAAATAAAACCCATCGAATGCACGTATAAACGTGACGTAGATAGAGTCTTCAGGTTTTTTAAATCCAagacaacaataaacaaaaacaacacgagTGTTGTTGGGTTTGAATCTACTTGCGTAAGTCAAGAGAGCTATCAATTTGATGttacaaaatatgaaaacaagtCGTACTCTCTGAAGCTGGTTTGAatctctttttgttttttgattcttaaaaaaaaagcttttatggCTTTAAGAGCATTTGGAAGCTGGGAAAATCCAAACTCAAACCAATCTTCAAgttctcttatttgtttttttttttatacattagaTAGATAGCCTGGTTTTATCTGGTTTTGGTCTCGTGAATCATTTTTCTCTCGagacttggaaaaaaaaaactaaattggaATTCCAGCAGATGCTAGGTTTTTATGCATGATCATGAAAGGCATTTATAGATGTGAGAAGATTTGGGGGCTTGATTTCGGATGTATAAAAATTCGGTTTAATTTTATGATTGATGGAGGGGAAATGGTCAGGGCTTGGCATTGTAAAAGGGAACAAAAGACAACGATGTTATGTTCAGTtgatcacgtttttttttttggtttgatggaATACCAAACTATCTGTACTGGATATTTAGCACGTATTTGGGTAGTCTTTTTGTTTGTTCAGAAATTTcactttaaacattttttggaaagaAAGAAACATTTCAATTGGGTTTGACTAGCGATGGAAAGCAATTTCAACGAAtttaatacaaatcgtatctactcgggaaaaacagcatgagtagatgattgatgacagattaaccaaaacatctactaggtattagtagactaccacctccagtggaacagggctattaaaAGAAGGTAtcgaaaaataaatcaaatatgatgaaatcattttaaaattcgcTTCTTGCATCAGATTTTGATAAATCGTGTTAGGAATAAAGAAGTTCTTcgtaaaaattatttcaaatatcgaacagctaaataataataaattattcctATATTAAAAACGCAAATGCGCAACAATTTTATAGAAAGGGATACTTGCCCTTCAGTCTTGGGTTGTATTGTATTTTGGTGATAACTGCattcaaaaataatcttttaaagACTActtctttgatattttttgcCTATATTTAGACTGAAAGTTCGTGAgaaatgattataattttttagtcaaaacagctctttaaaaatattttaataaacattTGAAAGCCCTAAATTGATAGTTCCCATTTTGGCAGTTATTATGTATTTATACTAAACATCCAAGATATATTTATTTAGGTCGCAAAAAATTGGATCGCTCATTTTCTTAAACactgtcataactcaaaaaaactagtttttcagGAAACGAACTTTAAAGTTGGCATCGATATATtttgtaggtatgtatgtaaaAAGTTAGTTACTAAAACAAAAGAAGTGCTCCTTTTTCGTCAGTTTTAAAAGCTTAGATTTCTTTTATCCAATCACTTTTACATTAATTACTCaaaattcgtaatttttttaactatgcagtattcaagtaaatgagcgatataGCCCAAAATACTGCTTGATGTTTAAAAACGTGTCCCTAtggttgaatttcatttttcaaaaagaaaattacaaatCAGTATACAACAAAATAGAATGTAaatttaacccaaattttgtttgagtttttCGCAAATCACAgtaacattgtggtttatcttgATTGATTGATCGACTGATTGATCATATTTTTGGTGTGGGATCTATTGTGTCCCCCTTTTAAGTTGGCTCAGTTGGTTCCTTATATTACAGCCCCTCCTCTCACTTAATTCCTTTCAGGAAATTGAGTATTGGGGGTATTTTCATACAGTGAAATTGTTCCTCTTCGGCCTTGTAACAACTCAGGTGTTTACATCTttggtatacagggtgtcccaaaagttaacgtcgaaacgaaaacggtagatagggtaggtggtgacagttatcagaaaaataataaaaaaaatcgcagccatatattttgggagttatgggcatttgaaaaaaagtcgaaaaaatggtcaccctgtgacggtttttcatgtgccgtgactacaaatcttaatttttctaattttttttgttttgttacggaaccttgaataaccttgctatcaaatgcattcaaaaattttaactcagctgcgtcagttttaaagaaaatattacttttttacccaactaagtactaaaaaattttacatgactctaattcaatgagccgtagtgtaaaaaaaatgcactacgatgtttcggcaagttgccctaaaagttggtgtgttcaattctcttttcaaaatggtacaacattgttgggaatattccatTAATAagcgagataaatttttttttcttaagaaatccgacttttttttaggtaatttttccatattatttaagtttttgtattctgaaaggttctgaaagggtacaaaacttgaataacatggaaaaattacctcataagaaagtcggatttcttaagaaaaaaaaatttatctcggttatttatggaatattcccaacaatgttataccattttgaaaagagaattgaacacaccaactttaaaggcaacttgccgaaacatcgtagtgcatttttttttacactacggctcattgaattagagtcatgtaaaatattttagtacttagttgggtaaaaaagtaatattttctttaaaactgatgcagctgagttaaaatttttgaatgcatttgatagcaaggttattcaaggttccgtaacaaaagaaaaaaggagaaaaattaagatttgtagtcacggcacatgaaaaaccgtcacagggtgaccattttttcgactttttttcaaatgcccataactcccaaaatatatggctgcgattttttttattatttttctgataactgtcaccacctaccctatctaccgttttcgtttcgacgttaacttttgggacaccctgtatttgtGCATTGCAGCTGCCCAGAATTGTGATctggtgtttcttctttttcat
Proteins encoded in this region:
- the LOC129916636 gene encoding electron transfer flavoprotein beta subunit lysine methyltransferase-like; this encodes MTRRFYYLLSSLKNQTHNFENAKLSKLAQRIEENTQISRAHLTPEIALRLITPECRLFHEPIREESEKVFENDPFWGFYWPGGQALSRFILDNPILVESKKVLDVGSGCGASSIAAMMSKAKSVTANDIDPIASVAAQMNSKLNGLRIGTNKQNLIGNSNIEEDVILLGDVFYDADFAETLLPWLHELHNQGKMIFVGDPGRHGLTENRLKFMKKLASYELTENCCIENNGFKNVHVWKFR